From the genome of Prevotella herbatica, one region includes:
- a CDS encoding Crp/Fnr family transcriptional regulator, whose translation MKELVNTPRDIARELARKYSTMTHEELDTLESILVPMKIAKGEMIIKEGDICENIYYIDKGLVRQFYFKNGKEVTEHLGEDRTIFMCIESLFKETPSHLQVEALEPCMIYALPKHHLESVALHNVNIQILYRKILEESLILSQVHADLVRFETAGDRYKKMCKLMPQVVLRAPLVFIASYLQMTPETLSRVRASTLVD comes from the coding sequence ATGAAAGAACTAGTAAACACACCACGCGATATTGCACGTGAATTAGCACGAAAGTATAGCACGATGACACATGAAGAACTAGATACTTTGGAAAGTATTCTTGTTCCGATGAAAATCGCAAAGGGTGAAATGATTATCAAAGAAGGTGATATTTGTGAGAATATCTACTATATTGATAAAGGACTTGTGCGCCAGTTCTATTTTAAGAATGGCAAGGAAGTTACTGAACATCTTGGTGAAGACCGTACAATATTCATGTGTATAGAAAGTCTTTTTAAAGAGACTCCATCACATTTGCAGGTTGAAGCTTTGGAACCTTGTATGATTTATGCTCTTCCTAAGCATCATCTTGAAAGTGTAGCTCTTCATAATGTCAACATTCAGATTCTTTATCGAAAAATACTCGAAGAAAGCCTGATACTTTCTCAGGTACATGCAGACTTAGTAAGATTTGAAACAGCTGGTGATAGATATAAGAAAATGTGTAAGTTGATGCCTCAGGTTGTTTTGCGTGCTCCATTAGTGTTTATAGCAAGTTATCTCCAAATGACTCCAGAAACTTTGAGTAGGGTAAGGGCTTCTACTCTGGTTGATTAA
- a CDS encoding NADP-dependent malic enzyme encodes MVKITKEAALEYHENGRPGKIEVKPTKPYHTQTDLSLAYSPGVAYPCLEIQADPDSVYKYTDKGNLVAVISNGTAVLGLGDIGAMSGKPVMEGKGLLFKIYGGVDVFDIEVAEKDPEKFCEAVEKIAPTFGGINLEDIKAPECFYIEERLKKTLDIPVMHDDQHGTAIISSAGLLNALEVTGKDISKVKIVVNGAGAAAISCTKLYVALGAKVENIIMLDSKGVITKDREKLTPQKALFATSRKGIHTLEEAMKNADVFLGLSKGNILTQDMIRSMSNNPIVFALANPVPEISYEDAMESRPDVLMSTGRSDYPNQINNVIGFPYIFRGALDVHARAINEEMKMAAVKAIADLAKQPVPDVVNDVYHVSDLTFGPKYFIPKPVDPRLITEVSAAVAKAAIESGVARKTITDWEAYKKNLLQLLGQETALTRKLHDTARLHPQKVVFAEGGHPTMMKAAVQAKQEGICNPILLGNPDRLTRLATRLKLDLSGVEIIDMRADQEQGRRATFAKHLTEKRSRQGYTFDEAYDKMYERNYFGMSMVENGYADAFITGLYTKYSNTIKVAKEVIGVRPEFNTFGTMHILNTKKGTYYIADTLINRHPDENILTDIAKLSAHTVKFFNEEPVIAMLSYSNFGTDDKGSPVKVHSAVKHMQDLYPELAIDGEMQVNFALNKELRDDKYPFSRLKGKDVNTLVFPNMSSANCSYKLLQALDPDCEIIGPIQMGLNKAIHFTDFESSVNDVVNITAVAVIDAYVEKLKNNK; translated from the coding sequence ATGGTAAAGATTACTAAGGAAGCTGCTCTGGAGTATCACGAGAATGGACGTCCGGGCAAAATTGAAGTAAAGCCAACTAAGCCTTATCACACACAAACTGATTTGAGTTTAGCTTATTCACCTGGTGTTGCATACCCATGTCTTGAGATTCAAGCTGATCCGGACAGTGTATACAAATATACTGACAAGGGCAATCTTGTTGCCGTAATCAGTAATGGAACTGCCGTTCTTGGCCTTGGTGATATAGGTGCTATGAGTGGTAAACCAGTAATGGAGGGTAAAGGCTTACTATTCAAAATTTATGGTGGTGTTGATGTGTTTGACATCGAAGTAGCAGAAAAAGATCCAGAAAAGTTCTGCGAAGCTGTAGAAAAGATTGCACCTACTTTCGGTGGTATAAATCTTGAGGATATTAAAGCTCCTGAATGTTTCTATATTGAGGAACGATTAAAGAAGACTCTAGATATACCAGTAATGCATGATGACCAGCATGGAACTGCGATCATTTCTTCTGCTGGACTTCTTAACGCTCTTGAAGTTACTGGGAAAGACATCAGTAAAGTCAAGATTGTTGTAAATGGTGCTGGCGCAGCAGCTATTAGTTGCACCAAACTATATGTAGCTCTTGGAGCAAAAGTTGAGAATATCATAATGCTCGACTCTAAGGGTGTAATAACTAAAGACAGAGAAAAGCTCACTCCACAGAAAGCATTATTTGCTACTAGCCGCAAAGGTATTCATACTTTGGAAGAAGCAATGAAGAATGCTGATGTATTCTTGGGACTTAGCAAGGGTAATATCCTTACACAGGATATGATTCGCTCAATGTCTAATAACCCTATCGTATTCGCACTTGCCAATCCTGTTCCAGAGATTTCTTACGAAGATGCTATGGAAAGTCGTCCTGACGTTTTAATGAGCACAGGACGTAGTGACTATCCTAATCAGATAAACAATGTAATTGGATTCCCTTATATTTTCCGTGGTGCTCTTGATGTTCATGCTAGAGCTATCAACGAAGAAATGAAAATGGCTGCAGTAAAAGCAATTGCCGACCTTGCAAAACAACCTGTTCCAGATGTTGTCAATGACGTATATCATGTCAGTGACCTTACGTTCGGTCCTAAATATTTCATCCCAAAACCTGTTGACCCACGACTTATCACAGAAGTTAGTGCTGCCGTTGCTAAAGCCGCTATTGAAAGTGGTGTAGCACGTAAAACTATTACTGATTGGGAAGCATATAAGAAAAACTTGCTCCAACTTCTTGGACAAGAGACTGCACTGACTCGCAAACTTCACGATACAGCTCGCTTACATCCACAAAAGGTTGTATTTGCCGAAGGCGGACACCCTACTATGATGAAGGCTGCTGTTCAAGCTAAGCAGGAAGGTATATGCAATCCAATACTTCTTGGTAATCCAGACCGTCTAACTCGCCTTGCAACTCGCTTGAAACTAGACCTTAGTGGTGTAGAAATCATTGACATGAGAGCAGACCAGGAACAAGGTCGCCGTGCTACATTCGCTAAACATCTTACAGAAAAACGTTCTCGCCAAGGTTATACTTTCGACGAAGCTTACGACAAGATGTATGAGCGCAATTACTTCGGTATGAGCATGGTTGAAAACGGCTATGCAGATGCTTTCATCACAGGTCTATACACAAAATATAGCAATACGATAAAGGTTGCAAAGGAAGTTATTGGAGTAAGACCTGAGTTTAACACCTTTGGAACAATGCATATTCTGAATACTAAGAAGGGTACATATTATATTGCAGATACACTTATCAATAGGCATCCTGACGAGAATATACTTACAGACATTGCAAAACTAAGCGCACATACAGTCAAGTTCTTCAATGAGGAACCAGTTATTGCTATGCTTAGTTATTCAAACTTCGGAACAGACGACAAGGGAAGTCCTGTTAAAGTGCATTCAGCCGTAAAACACATGCAGGATTTATATCCAGAGCTCGCTATCGACGGAGAGATGCAAGTCAACTTTGCGCTCAACAAAGAATTGCGTGACGACAAATATCCATTTAGCCGTCTCAAGGGCAAAGATGTAAATACACTTGTATTCCCTAACATGAGCAGTGCAAACTGTAGCTATAAACTTCTTCAGGCATTAGACCCTGATTGCGAGATTATAGGCCCTATCCAAATGGGATTAAACAAGGCTATACATTTCACAGACTTTGAAAGTTCTGTAAACGATGTTGTAAATATTACCGCTGTTGCAGTAATTGACGCTTACGTTGAAAAGCTTAAGAACAACAAATAA
- a CDS encoding TetR/AcrR family transcriptional regulator — MHKINIQTEYREQLKDRILNLAMHEFYVNGIKRVKMDDIAKKLVISKRTLYEIYNKKEDLLLEGIKMSECLCDNHMEEFQKEKAPDVMDILVEFYKVQMEKVRTVNPLFFAELHKYSKIVNYLSKRHELRRNKSHMFFKRGIRDGYFRDDIDYSLVERFSNATMEYVMDNKLYETYSMQHILYNVMFLFMRGFCTDKGLAIMDMKIKRLK, encoded by the coding sequence ATGCATAAAATTAATATTCAAACTGAGTATCGGGAACAGTTGAAAGACCGCATTCTGAATTTAGCCATGCATGAATTCTATGTTAATGGAATCAAGCGTGTCAAAATGGATGACATAGCGAAAAAACTGGTCATATCAAAGCGTACTCTTTATGAAATATACAACAAAAAAGAAGATCTTTTACTTGAGGGTATAAAGATGTCTGAATGTTTGTGTGATAATCACATGGAGGAATTTCAAAAAGAAAAGGCTCCAGATGTGATGGATATTCTTGTGGAATTTTATAAGGTACAAATGGAGAAGGTTCGTACAGTAAATCCTTTGTTCTTTGCTGAATTACATAAGTATTCTAAAATTGTTAATTATCTTTCTAAGCGGCACGAATTGCGTAGGAACAAGTCGCACATGTTTTTTAAGCGTGGTATTAGGGACGGGTATTTTCGTGATGACATTGATTATTCTTTGGTTGAACGTTTCAGCAATGCAACAATGGAGTATGTGATGGATAATAAGTTGTATGAGACTTATAGCATGCAACACATCTTATATAATGTAATGTTCTTGTTTATGCGTGGTTTCTGTACTGATAAGGGACTGGCTATAATGGACATGAAAATAAAGAGGCTAAAATGA
- a CDS encoding Rossmann-like and DUF2520 domain-containing protein, whose amino-acid sequence MKISLIGSGNLATNIGVALFNSGNKVVQVYSNTLSHATSLADKIGANAVDDIYNVSDEADLYIVALKDDVLENIIPSLCKNKSDKFFFHTAGSMPMDIFKGYAEHYGVLYPMQTFSKQRIVDFKVIPCFIEASDELAKSILENICSDISDRINELSTERRKYLHLAAVFACNFANHCYEISSEILNENGIPFDVMLPLIDETAKKVHDVKPKDAQTGPAVRYDENVISRQMQLLDGNPFNQEIYELMSKAIHCTAINKNSDL is encoded by the coding sequence ATGAAAATTTCATTGATTGGCTCAGGAAACTTGGCTACAAATATAGGAGTGGCTTTATTTAATTCAGGCAATAAAGTCGTTCAAGTTTATAGTAACACTCTTTCTCATGCCACTTCTTTAGCTGATAAAATAGGGGCAAATGCCGTAGATGATATTTATAATGTAAGTGATGAAGCTGATTTGTATATCGTGGCTTTGAAGGATGATGTGCTAGAGAACATCATTCCATCACTATGTAAAAATAAATCTGATAAGTTCTTCTTTCATACAGCAGGTAGTATGCCAATGGATATCTTTAAAGGATATGCAGAGCACTATGGGGTGCTTTATCCTATGCAGACTTTCTCAAAACAACGCATTGTAGACTTTAAAGTAATTCCTTGTTTCATAGAGGCTTCTGATGAGTTGGCTAAATCTATACTTGAAAATATTTGTAGTGATATATCTGACCGAATTAATGAGCTCTCAACAGAAAGAAGAAAGTATTTACATCTAGCAGCTGTATTTGCATGTAACTTTGCTAATCACTGTTATGAAATTTCGTCGGAGATATTGAATGAAAATGGTATACCTTTTGATGTGATGCTGCCTTTGATTGACGAAACTGCAAAGAAGGTGCACGATGTGAAACCAAAGGATGCTCAAACTGGTCCTGCTGTGAGATATGATGAAAACGTAATTAGTCGTCAGATGCAATTACTGGATGGTAATCCATTTAATCAAGAAATCTATGAACTTATGAGTAAAGCAATCCATTGTACCGCAATAAATAAAAATTCAGACCTATGA
- a CDS encoding KdsC family phosphatase, with amino-acid sequence MINYDLSKVKAIVFDVDGVLSAETIVLSHDGEPLRTVNIKDGYAIQLAVKMGVKIAILTGGNTEAVRMRYEHLGVEDIYMNCAVKVTVYDEFLKKHNLKDDEVIYVGDDIPDYEVMRRCGCPCCPADACTDIKSICVYISSRNGGHGCGRDIIEQVLRANGKWLSDAKAFGW; translated from the coding sequence ATGATAAACTATGATTTGAGTAAGGTTAAAGCTATCGTTTTTGATGTCGATGGAGTTTTGTCTGCTGAGACAATAGTATTGTCGCATGACGGAGAGCCTTTGCGCACAGTGAATATAAAGGATGGTTATGCCATTCAACTTGCTGTTAAGATGGGTGTTAAAATAGCTATTCTTACAGGTGGAAATACAGAGGCTGTGAGAATGCGCTATGAGCATCTTGGCGTTGAGGATATTTACATGAACTGCGCTGTTAAGGTTACTGTTTATGATGAATTTCTTAAAAAGCATAATCTTAAAGATGATGAAGTTATTTATGTAGGTGACGACATTCCTGACTATGAGGTTATGCGACGTTGTGGTTGCCCTTGTTGTCCAGCAGATGCATGTACTGATATTAAGAGTATCTGCGTCTATATAAGTTCTCGTAATGGAGGACATGGTTGTGGACGTGATATCATAGAACAAGTGCTTCGTGCTAATGGAAAATGGCTAAGTGATGCGAAGGCTTTTGGATGGTAA
- a CDS encoding Maf-like protein: MNYKIILASNSPRRKELLSGLNIPFKVFVKDDIDETYPESTPVDDVSLYLSKLKSSAYLKDIKEDELIITADTVVVVDEEILGKPKDKEDAVRMLRMISGRTHKVITGVSLTTISKQLSFKVTTEVTFKNLEDEEINYYISTFKPYDKAGSYGIQEWIGYIGVTSIKGSYFNVMGFPVQRIYEELKNM, translated from the coding sequence ATGAACTATAAAATAATACTTGCCAGTAATTCTCCACGTCGTAAAGAATTACTTTCTGGTTTGAATATCCCCTTCAAAGTATTTGTAAAGGATGATATTGACGAGACTTATCCTGAATCTACACCTGTAGACGATGTTTCTTTGTATTTATCAAAACTTAAATCTTCTGCTTATTTGAAAGATATAAAAGAGGATGAATTGATTATTACTGCAGATACTGTAGTTGTTGTGGATGAAGAGATCTTAGGCAAACCAAAAGATAAAGAGGATGCCGTTAGGATGTTGCGAATGATTAGCGGACGTACGCACAAAGTCATTACAGGCGTCAGTCTTACAACAATTTCTAAACAGCTTAGCTTCAAGGTTACAACTGAAGTTACATTTAAGAACTTAGAAGATGAAGAGATCAATTATTATATCTCAACTTTTAAGCCGTATGACAAGGCTGGTTCTTATGGAATTCAGGAATGGATAGGGTATATAGGGGTTACTTCTATTAAAGGAAGTTACTTTAATGTGATGGGATTTCCTGTGCAGAGAATATATGAAGAGTTGAAAAATATGTGA
- a CDS encoding SLC13 family permease has protein sequence MTLIIVAIILLSFLLIATEKITNVNKAAIAIFAGTVGWVLYICYGTDFVMSQHYGEYASFLDSATSSSVVVKQFIAKRIFLPYVGEAAEIVLFLLATMTIVEILNNNGCFDFLSQLLKTRNSKRMLWSLGIITFLISANLDNLTTTVMMITMMHEVVPSRRQRMIFGSAIVVAANAGGALTVIGNPEGLVLWNIGAVSATNFSMSLIIPCIIAWAIPTWMLGRMLPGRLDTEWVVMPYRGDDTNLNTWQRLLMLFVGIGGLWFIPTFHNITKLSPFLGALCVLSILWIVNEIFNHKLMNADQMIQRRTPRVLQYGVIQMMLYVMGVMLALGVVKETGATKLLWDFLQENINSVWIYGVIAGVVSSVLDTFATAMSFIQIKQNIELNDIYYKVIAFCVMSGGNVLAIGSMSGIALLKMERMHIGWYFRNVGWKCVLGTAVGFMVLMLVNL, from the coding sequence ATGACGCTTATAATAGTCGCTATAATACTGCTGAGCTTTTTGCTCATCGCTACAGAAAAAATCACCAATGTGAATAAAGCTGCAATAGCTATTTTCGCTGGTACTGTAGGATGGGTCTTATATATTTGCTATGGCACTGATTTCGTAATGAGTCAGCATTATGGTGAATATGCAAGTTTCCTTGACAGTGCGACTTCTTCAAGCGTAGTAGTGAAACAATTTATTGCCAAACGTATTTTTCTTCCTTATGTAGGTGAAGCTGCTGAGATAGTTCTGTTTCTGTTGGCAACAATGACGATTGTTGAAATATTGAACAATAATGGATGTTTTGATTTCCTTTCTCAATTGCTTAAGACAAGAAATAGTAAGAGAATGCTTTGGTCGCTTGGAATTATTACGTTTTTGATTTCGGCAAATCTTGATAACCTCACTACAACTGTTATGATGATCACGATGATGCATGAAGTTGTACCAAGTCGTCGTCAGAGGATGATATTTGGTTCAGCTATAGTTGTAGCGGCAAATGCAGGCGGAGCTTTAACTGTTATAGGTAATCCAGAGGGATTGGTGTTGTGGAATATCGGAGCTGTGAGTGCTACTAATTTTTCAATGTCTCTTATAATTCCTTGCATTATCGCTTGGGCTATACCAACGTGGATGCTTGGTCGCATGCTTCCTGGTAGATTGGATACCGAATGGGTGGTGATGCCATATAGAGGAGATGATACAAATCTTAATACTTGGCAGAGATTACTGATGCTATTCGTAGGAATAGGTGGACTTTGGTTTATCCCAACTTTCCATAATATAACAAAGTTGAGTCCATTTCTTGGTGCATTATGTGTTCTTTCAATCTTATGGATCGTTAATGAAATATTCAATCATAAATTGATGAATGCAGACCAAATGATACAACGTCGCACCCCGCGCGTGTTGCAGTATGGAGTGATTCAGATGATGCTTTATGTAATGGGAGTTATGCTTGCCCTTGGTGTAGTTAAAGAAACTGGTGCAACTAAATTGTTGTGGGATTTTCTTCAGGAAAATATAAATAGTGTTTGGATATATGGTGTTATAGCAGGTGTTGTTAGTTCTGTTTTGGATACATTCGCAACTGCAATGAGTTTCATTCAGATAAAACAGAATATAGAATTGAACGACATATATTATAAGGTGATAGCATTTTGTGTAATGTCAGGAGGAAATGTATTAGCAATAGGTAGCATGAGTGGTATCGCTTTATTAAAAATGGAACGTATGCATATTGGTTGGTATTTCAGGAATGTAGGATGGAAATGCGTGCTTGGAACCGCTGTAGGCTTTATGGTACTGATGTTGGTGAATTTATAA
- the pfkA gene encoding 6-phosphofructokinase has protein sequence MAKIKTIGILTSGGDAPGMNAAIRAVTRAGIYNGFNIKAVYRGYDGLINDEIVDFTTENVSGIINQGGTILKTARSTDFMTDEGKKKAYDNIVKEGIDALVVIGGNGSLTGAMLFAQEYDVCCIGLPGTIDNDLFGTDNTIGYDTTMNTIVECVDRIRDTAQSHERIFFVEVMGRDAGFLAQNSAIASGAEAAIIPEDRTDVDQLAQFMERGIRKSKKSCIVIVSESPKCGALYYADRVKKEFPEYDVRVSILGHLQRGGRPSARDRILASCTGLGAVEAIMQGQRNIMVGMRNNEVVYVPMSEAIRSDKPFDRKLIQVLDELSI, from the coding sequence ATGGCAAAAATTAAAACAATAGGTATTCTTACTTCTGGTGGTGATGCTCCTGGAATGAATGCTGCTATTCGTGCGGTTACGCGTGCCGGAATTTATAACGGTTTCAATATTAAGGCTGTATATCGTGGATATGATGGCCTTATTAATGATGAGATTGTTGATTTCACGACAGAGAATGTCAGTGGTATTATCAATCAAGGTGGAACGATACTTAAGACTGCTCGTTCGACAGATTTTATGACAGACGAGGGAAAGAAAAAGGCTTACGATAATATTGTAAAAGAAGGTATTGACGCGCTTGTTGTAATCGGTGGAAACGGTTCTCTTACAGGTGCTATGTTATTTGCTCAGGAATATGATGTTTGTTGCATCGGACTTCCAGGAACAATTGACAATGACCTATTTGGTACAGATAATACCATAGGTTATGATACGACAATGAATACTATCGTGGAATGTGTTGACCGTATCCGTGATACAGCCCAAAGTCATGAACGAATATTCTTTGTTGAGGTTATGGGACGTGATGCTGGTTTCTTGGCACAGAACTCTGCTATTGCGAGTGGTGCTGAAGCTGCTATTATTCCTGAAGACCGTACTGATGTAGACCAGTTGGCTCAGTTTATGGAACGAGGAATACGTAAAAGTAAAAAGAGTTGTATCGTGATTGTGAGCGAAAGTCCTAAATGTGGTGCTCTTTATTATGCAGACCGTGTAAAGAAAGAGTTCCCTGAATATGACGTACGTGTTTCTATCTTGGGACATCTTCAGCGTGGTGGTCGTCCTTCTGCACGTGATCGTATCCTTGCAAGTTGTACTGGCTTAGGTGCTGTTGAGGCTATCATGCAGGGACAGCGTAATATTATGGTCGGAATGAGAAATAATGAAGTTGTGTATGTTCCGATGAGCGAAGCAATACGAAGTGACAAACCTTTTGATCGTAAATTGATACAAGTACTAGATGAACTTAGTATCTAA
- the atpD gene encoding F0F1 ATP synthase subunit beta, with protein sequence MSQIIGRISQIIGPVIDVYFDTKGQDAEKVLPKIFEALKVKRTDGSDLVIEVQQHIGEDTVRCVAMDNTDGLQRGLDVIPVGSPITMPAGQQIKGRMMNVIGKPIDGMENLDMQGSYPIHRDAPKFDQLSTHKEMLATGIKVIDLLEPYMKGGKIGLFGGAGVGKTVLIMELINNIAKGHNGYSVFAGVGERTREGNDLLRDMLESGVIKYGEKFRKAMDEGKWDLSLVDKDELSKSQATLVYGQMNEPPGARASVALSGLTVAEEFRDHGGPNGEASDIMFFIDNIFRFTQAGSEVSALLGRMPSAVGYQPTLASEMGTMQERITSTKNGSITSVQAVYVPADDLTDPAPATTFTHLDATTELSRKITELGIYPAVDPLGSTSRILDPLIVGKEHYECAQKVKEILQHYNELQDIIAILGMDELSDEDKLTVNRARRVQRFLSQPFTVAEQFTGLKGVMVPIEDTIKGFNAILDGEVDDLPEQAFLNVGTIEDAKEKGKMLLESAKGN encoded by the coding sequence ATGTCACAAATTATCGGGCGCATTTCTCAGATAATCGGTCCTGTTATCGATGTTTATTTCGATACCAAAGGACAGGATGCTGAAAAGGTGTTGCCAAAGATTTTCGAAGCTCTTAAAGTAAAGCGCACGGATGGCAGTGACCTTGTGATTGAGGTTCAACAGCATATCGGTGAGGACACAGTGCGATGCGTTGCTATGGATAATACGGACGGTCTTCAAAGAGGACTAGATGTTATTCCTGTTGGAAGTCCAATAACAATGCCAGCTGGTCAACAGATAAAGGGCCGTATGATGAATGTAATAGGTAAGCCTATTGATGGAATGGAAAACCTTGATATGCAAGGTTCTTATCCTATCCACAGAGATGCTCCTAAATTTGATCAATTGTCTACACATAAAGAAATGTTGGCGACAGGTATTAAGGTTATTGACCTTTTGGAGCCATATATGAAAGGTGGAAAGATTGGTTTGTTTGGTGGTGCTGGTGTAGGTAAAACTGTTCTTATCATGGAGCTTATCAATAATATCGCCAAAGGCCATAATGGATATTCTGTATTCGCCGGTGTAGGAGAGCGCACACGTGAGGGTAATGACCTGTTGCGTGATATGCTTGAAAGTGGAGTTATTAAGTACGGTGAGAAATTCCGTAAGGCAATGGATGAAGGCAAATGGGACCTTTCTCTTGTAGATAAGGACGAACTTTCAAAGAGTCAAGCTACACTTGTTTATGGACAGATGAATGAACCACCTGGTGCACGTGCTTCTGTTGCTCTTTCTGGTCTTACTGTTGCCGAGGAATTCCGTGATCACGGAGGTCCTAATGGCGAGGCTTCTGATATAATGTTCTTCATTGACAATATCTTCCGTTTCACTCAGGCTGGTTCTGAGGTGTCTGCACTTCTTGGCCGTATGCCTTCTGCCGTAGGTTATCAACCAACATTGGCAAGTGAGATGGGTACTATGCAAGAGAGAATTACATCAACAAAAAATGGTTCAATCACATCTGTTCAGGCTGTTTATGTGCCTGCTGATGACTTGACTGACCCTGCTCCTGCAACAACATTTACCCACTTGGATGCTACAACCGAACTTTCACGTAAGATTACCGAACTTGGTATTTATCCTGCTGTAGATCCACTTGGTAGTACTTCTCGTATTCTTGACCCACTGATTGTTGGTAAAGAGCATTATGAGTGTGCACAGAAAGTGAAAGAAATTCTTCAGCATTACAATGAATTGCAGGATATTATTGCTATTCTTGGTATGGATGAACTTTCAGACGAAGATAAACTTACTGTGAACCGTGCACGTCGTGTACAGCGTTTCCTTAGTCAGCCATTTACTGTTGCAGAACAGTTTACTGGACTAAAGGGGGTAATGGTGCCAATCGAAGACACTATCAAAGGTTTTAATGCTATATTGGATGGTGAGGTTGATGACCTTCCAGAACAGGCATTCCTTAACGTTGGTACAATCGAAGATGCCAAAGAGAAGGGTAAGATGCTGCTAGAGTCAGCAAAGGGTAATTAA
- the atpC gene encoding ATP synthase F1 subunit epsilon: MTDMSLKLKIVSPEKVEFNGEADIVKVPGLMGMFEILSNHAPIISALQEGIVEFVTNEGRKEVAITGGFVEVQKNDVNICVEKAQ, translated from the coding sequence ATGACGGATATGAGTTTGAAACTAAAAATCGTATCGCCGGAAAAGGTGGAGTTCAACGGTGAAGCCGACATTGTTAAGGTTCCTGGATTAATGGGGATGTTTGAAATTCTCAGCAACCATGCTCCGATAATATCGGCACTTCAAGAAGGTATTGTTGAATTTGTTACCAATGAAGGTCGAAAAGAGGTGGCTATAACCGGAGGTTTCGTGGAGGTCCAGAAGAATGATGTCAATATCTGTGTAGAAAAAGCACAATGA
- the atpB gene encoding F0F1 ATP synthase subunit A, translated as MNHIKRLLGILMVMLAVLPTFANGKGGDPNIKDVVLEHIKDSYDWHITNIGDKPLVIHLPIIVNSSTGFHVFCSSQFSEVADAKGYRHGPFNLAIASKGDNAGKIVEIDKSGAELRPFDISITKTVAVMFIDVIILLCCILIPARWYKKRKAGDPAPKGFIGFIEMMVMYVVDEIIKPGVGKGYEKYTPYLLTCFFFIFTCNLMGLMPFPPGGGNVTGNITVTFLLALCTFIIVQFSGNKHYWKDIFWPNVPTWLKVPVPVIPVIEFVGVFTKPFALMIRLFANMMAGHAIGLAITCIIFLVASKTAAVFLSMSALSIVMSIFMMCLECLVCFIQAMVFTMLSAVFIGLARAEPEHE; from the coding sequence ATGAATCACATCAAACGACTGTTAGGTATTTTAATGGTAATGCTTGCCGTATTGCCGACTTTCGCAAATGGCAAAGGTGGTGATCCAAATATTAAGGATGTGGTGCTTGAGCATATCAAGGATTCTTATGACTGGCACATTACTAATATTGGAGATAAGCCTTTGGTAATACATTTGCCGATAATCGTGAACAGTTCAACTGGTTTCCATGTATTTTGCAGTTCGCAATTTTCAGAAGTTGCAGATGCTAAAGGATACCGTCATGGACCGTTTAATTTAGCAATAGCAAGCAAGGGCGACAATGCCGGTAAAATAGTTGAGATAGACAAGTCGGGGGCAGAACTGCGTCCTTTTGATATCTCTATTACTAAAACCGTGGCGGTGATGTTTATAGATGTCATCATATTGCTTTGTTGCATTTTGATACCTGCCAGATGGTACAAGAAACGTAAAGCTGGTGATCCTGCTCCTAAGGGATTTATAGGATTTATTGAAATGATGGTGATGTATGTCGTTGACGAAATCATCAAACCAGGTGTAGGAAAGGGTTATGAGAAATACACTCCATATCTGCTTACATGTTTCTTCTTTATATTTACATGTAATTTAATGGGCTTGATGCCATTTCCTCCTGGTGGTGGAAACGTGACGGGAAATATTACCGTTACATTTCTTTTGGCATTGTGTACATTTATAATAGTACAGTTTAGTGGAAACAAACATTATTGGAAAGATATCTTCTGGCCTAATGTTCCTACATGGTTGAAAGTACCGGTACCAGTTATTCCTGTTATCGAATTTGTAGGTGTCTTCACAAAACCGTTTGCTCTTATGATTCGACTTTTCGCCAACATGATGGCTGGACATGCTATCGGACTTGCTATAACATGTATAATATTCCTTGTCGCAAGTAAAACTGCAGCAGTATTTCTTAGTATGTCTGCTTTAAGTATTGTGATGAGTATATTTATGATGTGTTTGGAATGTTTGGTATGCTTTATTCAGGCAATGGTATTCACTATGCTTAGTGCAGTATTCATTGGATTGGCAAGAGCTGAACCAGAACACGAATAA